From one Pecten maximus chromosome 8, xPecMax1.1, whole genome shotgun sequence genomic stretch:
- the LOC117333210 gene encoding ketohexokinase-like — MDSSSGLKKVLSIGLVCLDIVTVSDRYPTEDTDKRLLDYYWQRGGNASTTSTVLAMLGERSEFMGAIATDIESDFLRDNLKSYGVNFDNAMVCGPDFNTPVSMVIINQSNGSRTILHCAKNLPNITFNHFQTLDLSQYKWIHVEARPAPEAYSQMMRSMVEYNDTAIDKITISLELEKPGRRILDCLIQYADVLFISKDKAGEDRLFSKEDAVRAYVKKCKPGAVVICAWGDQGAAALSSTDGVLCTSPVFPPETLVDTLGAGDTFNAATIFALCQGRSVQEAITLGCKVAGTKCGMKGNKGLKDIIW; from the exons ATGGACTCGTCATCTGGACTGAAGAAGGTGCTAAGCATTGGGCTTGTGTGTTTGGATATTGTGACAGTGAGTGACCGATACCCAACAGAAGATACGGACAAAAG ATTGCTGGACTACTACTGGCAGAGAGGAGGAAATGCCTCCACAACAAGCACAGTACTGGCCATGCTCGGGGAGAGGTCAGAGTTCATGGGAGCCATAGCAACAGATATAGAGAGCGA TTTTCTTAGAGATAATCTAAAGAGTTACGGGGTTAACTTTGACAACGCAATGGTGTGTGGGCCTGACTTCAATACTCCCGTGTCCATGGTGATCATAAACCAGTCAAATGGATCAAGGACTATTCTGCACTGTGCCAA AAATTTACCGAACATCACATTTAATCATTTCCAAACCTTAGATCTATCACAGTATAAATGGATTCACGTTGAG GCCAGGCCAGCCCCAGAGGCCTACAGTCAGATGATGCGTAGTATGGTGGAGTACAATGATACGGCCATCGACAAGATCACAATCTCACTCGAATTGGAGAAACCTGGACGGCGCATACTAG ATTGTCTCATACAGTATGCGGATGTCCTGTTTATCTCCAAGGATAAGGCTGGTGAAGACCGTCTGTTTTCCAAAGAAGACGCCGTTCGTGCATATGTTAAGAAATGCAAACCTGG GGCCGTGGTGATCTGTGCGTGGGGTGACCAGGGTGCCGCAGCTCTCAGTAGTACAGATGGTGTCCTGTGTACCAGTCCCGTATTTCCCCCGGAAACACTGGTGGACACTCTCGGAGCCGGTGACACATTTAATGCTGCTACCATCTTTGCTCTGTGTCAAGGTCGGAGTGTACAGGAGGCGATAACTCTTGGATGTAAAGTAGCGGGGACAAAGTGTGGAATGAAAGGCAACAAAGGACTCAAAGATATAATATGGTAG
- the LOC117333212 gene encoding golgin subfamily A member 6-like protein 2, which yields MGRKMDRVRRLFSNQRILKDIKETQDILIRRISHLLPDQSGHEEYKEKLKESEKELKQSLEKAQRRERKLEAEIHELTKQIHQLDLEVVRLKMESQHLTNDKTRLSHQLDELRESLKECKHSVKVLETHKADLKDECSKHIDLIREHERNLEMSDVDRRRLNGMLETKEEMLQKIAKDRGKLLVYLKKQGSRHEEHLCLIREQFRRRLAQAYKDRNDGKSLTLATNGNEMLLTRLMEAEFKIYRRERLVDVLADKLRQYEEDFDVGSAAECMPYLDGDYRGASVADLSRGNSDLTCSDESELFNNE from the exons AAACACAGGACATTTTAATCCGAAGGATATCTCATCTGTTACCTGACCAGTCTGGTCATGAAGAATATAAGGAAAAACTGAAAG AATCAGAAAAGGAGCTCAAGCAAAGTCTGGAAAAGGCACAAAGGCGCGAGAGGAAGCTCGAGGCAGAAATTCATGAATTGACCAAGCAGATCCACCAGCTGGACCTGGAAGTCGTCCGTCTGAAAATGGAGAGTCAGCATCTAACCAACGACAAAACACGTCTGTCTCATCAGCTAGACGAGTTACGAG AGTCTCTCAAAGAATGCAAACATAGTGTAAAGGTATTAGAAACACATAAAGCCGATTTAAAAGACGAATGTAGTAAACACATCGACCTTATCCGGGAACACGAACGCAACCTTGAGATGTCTGACGTGGACAGACGCAGACTTAACG GCATGCTAGAGACAAAGGAAGAGATGTTACAGAAAATAGCGAAGGACCGAGGCAAACTTCTG GTGTATTTGAAGAAGCAGGGGAGCCGCCATGAGGAACACTTGTGTTTGATTCGGGAACAGTTCCGGCGGAGGTTAGCGCAGGCGTACAAGGACCGTAACG ACGGGAAATCGTTGACGTTGGCGACTAACGGTAACGAAATGCTGTTAACACGTCTAATGGAGGCAGAGTTTAAAATTTACCGACGCGAACGTCTGGTCGACGTGCTGGCGGACAAACTACGCCAATACGAGGAGGATTTTGACGTGGGATCAGCAGCCGAATGTATGCCTTACCTGGACGGGGACTACAGGGGCGCCAGTGTAGCAGATCTTTCGAGAG gCAACAGCGATTTAACATGTTCAGATGAATCTGAATTGTTCAACAACGAGTGA